Proteins co-encoded in one Lycium ferocissimum isolate CSIRO_LF1 unplaced genomic scaffold, AGI_CSIRO_Lferr_CH_V1 ctg3730, whole genome shotgun sequence genomic window:
- the LOC132044140 gene encoding calcium uptake protein, mitochondrial-like isoform X1, translating into MPVWSALRRSLQPTRCISITQLPHIRHLTATNVQHHPKTSFLKWIGGFITTSTLAFTFYSFSSPNYPSFSFSDTLDHHPPKYLFGDAYRRKVFFKYEKRIRMRSPPEKVFEYFASFEAHDGEILMTPADLMRAVVPVFPPSESHLMRDGHLRGERSPGELRCAPSKFFMLFDTNSDGHVSFKEYIFFVTLLSIPESSFSVAFKMFDLDCNGEIDIYEFKKVMTLMRAHNRQGAHHSDGLRAGHNLGGHVDNGGLLQDFFGEDGKKRLQYDTFVQFLRDLHEEMLKLEFAHYDYKSRGSISAKDFALSMVASADLKYLNKLLDRVDDLDNESQLSHIRISFEEFKSFAELRKKLQPFSLALFCFGQANGLLTRSDFKRAASQVCGVSLTDNMIELVFHLFDTNRDGSLSSDEFIRVLEKRERDIAEPTEAGILNFVSCCGNCTRNYKSYLLSSWSTSC; encoded by the exons ATGCCAGTTTGGTCAGCTCTCCGGCGGTCTCTACAACCCACCCGTTGTATATCCATAACCCAACTCCCCCATATTCGCCATTTAACTGCAACTAATGTACAGCACCATCCAAAAACATCTTTCCTCAAATGGATTGGTGGATTCATTACCACTTCCACTTTAGCTTTCACATTTTACTCCTTTTCTTCCCCCAAttacccttctttctctttttccgACACTCTTGATCATCATCCACCAAAGTATCTCTTTGGAG ATGCTTACAGAAGAAAAGTGTTCTTTAAATATGAAAAGCGTATTAGGATGCGAAGTCCTCCTGAAAAG GTGTTTGAGTACTTTGCATCTTTTGAAGCCCATGATGGAGAAATACTTATGACACCAGCAGATTTAATGAGAGCGGTTGTTCCTGTGTTCCCTCCATCTGAATCACACCTCATGAGAGATGGACATCTCAGAGGTGAAAGAAGTCCGGGTGAACTGCGATGTGCCCCATCAAAGTTTTTTATGCTTTTTGACACAAACAGTGATGGCCACGTATCTTTCAAAGA GTATATATTCTTTGTGACCCTGCTGAGTATCCCTGAATCAAGTTTTTCAGTGGCATTCAAGATGTTTGACCTCGACTGTAATGG AGAGATAGACATttatgaattcaagaaagtaaTGACTTTGATGCGAGCTCACAACAGGCAAGGTGCTCATCACAGTGATGGACTTCGAGCAGGGCATAATTTAGGTGGTCATGTAGACAATGGAGGCCTATTACAAGACTTCTTTGGTGAAGATGGCAAGAAACGCCTCCAATATGATACATTTGTCCAATTCTTGAGAGATCTGCATGAAGAA ATGCTAAAATTGGAGTTTGCCCACTATGATTACAAGTCTCGAGGGAGCATTTCAGCAAAGGATTTTGCCCTGTCCATGGTTGCTTCTGCTGATTTGAAGTACTTAAACAAGTTGCTTGATCGAGTTGATGATTTAGATAATGAGTCACAACTAAGTCATATTCGGATTTCATTTGAGGAATTCAAAAGTTTTGCTGAGCTGCGCAAGAAGTTGCAACCATTTTCACTGGCACTTTTCTGTTTTGGGCAAGCGAATGGGCTTTTGACTAGAAGTGATTTTAAAAGAGCTGCTTCTCAA GTATGTGGAGTCTCTCTCACTGACAACATGATAGAACTTGTCTTCCATCTTTTCGATACAAATCGTGATGGAAGTTTAAGCTCAGACGAGTTTATTCGAGTTTTAGAGAAGCGAGAAAGGGATATTGCTGAGCCAACTGAAGCAGGTATCCTCAACTTTGTGTCTTGTTGTGGGAATTGCACACGAAACTACAAATCCTACTTGCTTTCTTCATGGTCAACCTCTTGTTGA
- the LOC132044141 gene encoding ACT domain-containing protein ACR2: MNRVCSPYFDPDYDSLAERINGPKCRVTLDNESLENCTVVKIDSVNKQGLLLEVVQVLTDMNLIILKGYISSDAGWFMDVFHVKDELGNKVTNQRVINYIQQAIGANREGIEKSKTGSRNFFKCESPPEPTAIEMTGRDRPGLFSEISAALADLHCNVVEAHAWSHNARLACVVYISEESTDTPIDHTRLTAIEDHLTTVLRATTARSTNEDNMRQQEVKTAYGLNPEGEGTVTDVERRLHQLMLSVRDFESPSNPPISSSPGLMGSPRLIDSTHDKEEKMLSVGIENCHEKGYSIVSIQCKDRKRLMFDTVCTLTDMQYVIFHASVDSRGGYAFQEYFIRHVDGYAMSTESEKERVIKCLEAAIERRVCEGIRLELCANNRVGLLSDITRVLRENGLAVVRADIATEGGRARNIFYLRDISGNNIDMKFVKSMKTEMGEIDVAVNNETTTTTTTTTTKTSMTRGSSFRSLGDLMKSQFEKLSHNFVAI; the protein is encoded by the exons ATGAACCGAGTTTGTTCGCCTTATTTTGATCCTGATTATGATAGCCTAGCTGAGAGGATAAATGGCCCAAA ATGCCGAGTTACTCTTGACAATGAGAGTCTAGAGAATTGTACAGTAGTGAAG ATTGATAGTGTAAATAAGCAAGGTCTCCTGTTAGAAGTGGTCCAAGTGCTAACAGATATGAATCTCATTATATTGAAAGGCTATATATCTTCAGATGCTGGATGGTTCATGGATG TCTTTCATGTCAAAGATGAGCTCGGTAACAAAGTTACCAATCAGAGAGTTATCAACTATATTCAGCAG GCCATTGGTGCAAATAGGGAGGGAATAGAGAAATCAAAGACAGGAAGTAGAAATTTTTTCAAATGTGAATCTCCACCAGAGCCTACAGCAATTGAAATGACTGGAAGAGACAGGCCAGGACTATTTTCAGAGATATCAGCTGCCTTAGCTGATCTCCATTGCAACGTTGTGGAAGCACATGCATGGAGCCACAATGCACGTTTAGCTTGCGTTGTTTACATTTCAGAGGAGTCTACTGACACACCTATCGACCACACTCGCTTGACAGCTATCGAAGATCACCTCACCACAGTGCTCCGAGCAACTACTGCTCGGAGCACAAACGAAGATAATATGAGACAACAAGAAGTGAAAACCGCTTATGGACTTAATCCAGAAGGAGAAGGCACGGTGACCGATGTGGAACGTAGACTACATCAGCTTATGCTATCTGTTCGTGATTTTGAAAGCCCTTCAAACCCGCCTATAAGTAGTTCTCCAGGATTAATGGGGTCTCCAAGATTAATTGACAGCACTCATGATAAGGAAGAGAAAATGTTGAGTGTGGGTATTGAGAATTGTCATGAGAAGGGATATTCAATAGTTTCTATTCAGTGCAAGGATCGCAAGAGGCTCATGTTTGATACTGTTTGCACTCTTACAGATATGCAGTATGTCATCTTCCATGCTTCCGTTGATTCCCGTGGGGGTTATGCATTTCAg GAAtatttcataaggcatgttGATGGATATGCAATGAGCACAGAAAGTGAGAAAGAAAGAGTGATAAAATGCTTGGAAGCTGCTATTGAACGAAGAGTTTGTGAG GGAATTCGATTAGAACTATGCGCCAATAATAGAGTAGGATTGCTCTCTGATATTACTCGGGTTCTTAGAGAGAATGGTCTAGCTGTTGTTAGAGCAGATATAGCAACTGAGGGAGGGAGAGCAAGAAATATATTCTACTTAAGAGACATTTCTGGTAATAATATAGACATGAAATTTGTCAAGTCCATGAAGACCGAGATGGGCGAAATTGATGTTGCTGTGAATAACGAGACaaccacaaccacaacaacaacaacaaccaaaacctCCATGACACGTGGAAGTTCTTTTCGGTCTCTTGGAGATTTAATGAAATCTCAGTTCGAAAAACTCTCCCACAACTTCGTTGCGATCTAG
- the LOC132044140 gene encoding calcium uptake protein, mitochondrial-like isoform X2 encodes MPVWSALRRSLQPTRCISITQLPHIRHLTATNVQHHPKTSFLKWIGGFITTSTLAFTFYSFSSPNYPSFSFSDTLDHHPPKYLFGDAYRRKVFFKYEKRIRMRSPPEKVFEYFASFEAHDGEILMTPADLMRAVVPVFPPSESHLMRDGHLRGERSPGELRCAPSKFFMLFDTNSDGHVSFKEEIDIYEFKKVMTLMRAHNRQGAHHSDGLRAGHNLGGHVDNGGLLQDFFGEDGKKRLQYDTFVQFLRDLHEEMLKLEFAHYDYKSRGSISAKDFALSMVASADLKYLNKLLDRVDDLDNESQLSHIRISFEEFKSFAELRKKLQPFSLALFCFGQANGLLTRSDFKRAASQVCGVSLTDNMIELVFHLFDTNRDGSLSSDEFIRVLEKRERDIAEPTEAGILNFVSCCGNCTRNYKSYLLSSWSTSC; translated from the exons ATGCCAGTTTGGTCAGCTCTCCGGCGGTCTCTACAACCCACCCGTTGTATATCCATAACCCAACTCCCCCATATTCGCCATTTAACTGCAACTAATGTACAGCACCATCCAAAAACATCTTTCCTCAAATGGATTGGTGGATTCATTACCACTTCCACTTTAGCTTTCACATTTTACTCCTTTTCTTCCCCCAAttacccttctttctctttttccgACACTCTTGATCATCATCCACCAAAGTATCTCTTTGGAG ATGCTTACAGAAGAAAAGTGTTCTTTAAATATGAAAAGCGTATTAGGATGCGAAGTCCTCCTGAAAAG GTGTTTGAGTACTTTGCATCTTTTGAAGCCCATGATGGAGAAATACTTATGACACCAGCAGATTTAATGAGAGCGGTTGTTCCTGTGTTCCCTCCATCTGAATCACACCTCATGAGAGATGGACATCTCAGAGGTGAAAGAAGTCCGGGTGAACTGCGATGTGCCCCATCAAAGTTTTTTATGCTTTTTGACACAAACAGTGATGGCCACGTATCTTTCAAAGA AGAGATAGACATttatgaattcaagaaagtaaTGACTTTGATGCGAGCTCACAACAGGCAAGGTGCTCATCACAGTGATGGACTTCGAGCAGGGCATAATTTAGGTGGTCATGTAGACAATGGAGGCCTATTACAAGACTTCTTTGGTGAAGATGGCAAGAAACGCCTCCAATATGATACATTTGTCCAATTCTTGAGAGATCTGCATGAAGAA ATGCTAAAATTGGAGTTTGCCCACTATGATTACAAGTCTCGAGGGAGCATTTCAGCAAAGGATTTTGCCCTGTCCATGGTTGCTTCTGCTGATTTGAAGTACTTAAACAAGTTGCTTGATCGAGTTGATGATTTAGATAATGAGTCACAACTAAGTCATATTCGGATTTCATTTGAGGAATTCAAAAGTTTTGCTGAGCTGCGCAAGAAGTTGCAACCATTTTCACTGGCACTTTTCTGTTTTGGGCAAGCGAATGGGCTTTTGACTAGAAGTGATTTTAAAAGAGCTGCTTCTCAA GTATGTGGAGTCTCTCTCACTGACAACATGATAGAACTTGTCTTCCATCTTTTCGATACAAATCGTGATGGAAGTTTAAGCTCAGACGAGTTTATTCGAGTTTTAGAGAAGCGAGAAAGGGATATTGCTGAGCCAACTGAAGCAGGTATCCTCAACTTTGTGTCTTGTTGTGGGAATTGCACACGAAACTACAAATCCTACTTGCTTTCTTCATGGTCAACCTCTTGTTGA